Proteins from a genomic interval of Streptomyces fodineus:
- a CDS encoding sensor histidine kinase, which produces MQRGPGGVGREARGRIPLRKRLLVRLLFVSALIAVCSVAATAWLAVTTTTSALKEEQGQDLAADNSILARLSGYAATHSDWTDVRRTVRRLAAETGRRIALTTPDRTLVADSAPRGTPLPPRPAATVDPLRTDTYSETGAQLSGIDPRVVGPYLLPAQERANLDTLAARRKRCYERYGLQASVVRTAGGRPVVSVPDGTDPGGYGAAVCEDGQLNTPTPTEGKALADLTDLARPCLKQSGLDLGGQLFLTLDPSGKDPFGGGYLVAKYAAAGKNATARAAQHCILTARRTQLQPYVAPVADLFLGIGDQNPSRFDMSPANKAKVIGAAGLVLAVTVAVTAVVAIRLVRPLRALTEAAGAPPELHVRVPVTTRDETGILAEAFNDLTERRERLEAQRKAMVSDIAHELRSPLTNIRGWLEVVRDGVVQPDPPLLDSLHEEALVLQRIIDDLQDLAAADAGTLRLHREPLRAADLLDQVAAAHRVAAGAAGVALRTDADAAAWLDADPVRMRQALGNLVSNALRHTPADGTITLAARREGPDVVLTVTDTGAGIAPEDLPHVFDRFWRAEKSRSRRTGGSGLGLPIVRHLVAAHGGMADAASEPGEGAVFILRLPAAGPPTDGT; this is translated from the coding sequence GTGCAGCGTGGGCCGGGCGGCGTCGGTCGGGAGGCGCGGGGCCGGATTCCGTTGCGCAAACGGCTGCTCGTCCGGCTGCTGTTCGTCTCCGCCCTGATCGCCGTCTGCTCGGTGGCCGCCACCGCCTGGCTCGCGGTCACGACGACGACCAGCGCCCTGAAGGAGGAACAGGGTCAGGATCTGGCCGCCGACAACAGCATCCTGGCCCGGCTCAGCGGCTATGCCGCCACCCACTCCGACTGGACGGACGTCCGGCGCACCGTCCGCCGGCTGGCCGCCGAGACCGGACGCCGCATCGCGCTCACCACCCCCGACCGCACCCTCGTCGCCGACTCCGCGCCCCGCGGCACCCCGCTGCCGCCCCGGCCCGCCGCCACCGTCGACCCGCTGCGCACCGACACCTACAGCGAGACCGGAGCCCAGCTCAGCGGCATCGACCCGCGCGTGGTCGGTCCCTACCTGCTGCCGGCGCAGGAGCGCGCGAACCTGGACACGCTGGCCGCCAGGCGCAAGCGGTGCTACGAGCGCTACGGCCTCCAGGCGAGTGTCGTCCGCACGGCGGGCGGGCGGCCCGTGGTCTCCGTCCCGGACGGCACCGACCCCGGCGGCTACGGCGCGGCGGTGTGCGAGGACGGACAGCTCAACACGCCCACCCCGACGGAAGGCAAGGCCCTGGCCGACCTCACCGACCTCGCCAGGCCCTGCCTGAAACAGTCCGGCCTGGACCTGGGCGGGCAGCTGTTCCTCACCCTGGACCCCAGCGGCAAGGACCCCTTCGGCGGCGGCTACCTCGTCGCCAAGTACGCCGCAGCGGGCAAGAACGCGACGGCGCGGGCCGCCCAGCACTGCATCCTGACCGCCCGGCGCACCCAACTGCAGCCCTACGTCGCCCCGGTGGCCGACCTGTTCCTCGGCATCGGCGACCAGAACCCCTCCCGCTTCGACATGTCCCCGGCCAACAAGGCCAAGGTGATTGGCGCGGCCGGACTGGTCCTCGCGGTCACCGTCGCCGTGACCGCCGTCGTAGCCATCCGCCTGGTACGGCCGCTGCGCGCGCTGACCGAGGCCGCGGGGGCGCCGCCCGAACTGCACGTACGGGTCCCGGTGACCACCCGCGACGAGACCGGCATCCTCGCCGAGGCCTTCAACGACCTGACCGAGCGCCGCGAACGCCTGGAGGCCCAGCGCAAGGCGATGGTCAGCGACATCGCGCACGAGCTGCGCAGCCCGCTCACCAACATCCGCGGCTGGCTGGAGGTCGTCCGCGACGGAGTCGTCCAGCCCGACCCGCCGCTGCTGGACTCGCTGCACGAGGAGGCGCTCGTGCTGCAGCGGATCATCGACGACCTGCAGGACCTCGCCGCCGCCGACGCCGGCACCCTGCGCCTGCACCGCGAGCCGCTGCGCGCCGCCGATCTGCTGGACCAGGTCGCCGCCGCCCACCGGGTCGCCGCCGGCGCCGCCGGGGTCGCCTTGCGCACCGACGCCGACGCCGCGGCCTGGCTGGACGCCGACCCGGTACGCATGCGGCAGGCCCTCGGCAACCTGGTCTCCAACGCGCTGCGGCACACCCCGGCCGACGGCACGATCACGCTCGCCGCACGCCGGGAGGGCCCCGATGTCGTCCTCACTGTCACCGACACCGGCGCGGGCATCGCGCCCGAGGACCTTCCGCACGTCTTCGACCGGTTCTGGCGCGCGGAGAAGTCCCGCAGCAGGCGCACCGGCGGCAGCGGCCTGGGCCTGCCGATCGTGCGCCATCTCGTCGCCGCCCACGGAGGCATGGCCGACGCCGCGAGCGAGCCCGGCGAGGGCGCGGTCTTCATCCTGCGGCTGCCCGCGGCCGGCCCACCCACGGACGGCACCTGA
- a CDS encoding DUF488 domain-containing protein, protein MSVRVRRIYEPPEPDDGLRVLVDRLWPRGLARDEAHVDQWPKGLTPSTELRKWYHGGGTYEEFRRRYEAELDATEAAGLLDGLRETARKGPVTLLTASKTPEESHARVLADLLKG, encoded by the coding sequence GTGAGCGTGCGTGTGCGCCGGATCTACGAACCGCCCGAGCCCGACGACGGCCTGCGTGTGCTGGTCGACCGGCTGTGGCCGCGCGGCCTCGCCAGGGACGAGGCACATGTCGACCAGTGGCCCAAGGGGCTCACACCCTCCACCGAGCTGCGCAAGTGGTATCACGGCGGCGGCACGTACGAGGAGTTCCGGCGCCGTTACGAGGCGGAACTCGACGCCACTGAGGCCGCCGGGCTGCTCGACGGCCTCAGGGAGACGGCTCGCAAGGGCCCTGTGACCCTGCTCACGGCGTCGAAGACGCCCGAGGAGAGTCACGCGCGGGTGCTCGCGGACCTGCTGAAGGGCTGA
- a CDS encoding FAD-binding dehydrogenase has protein sequence MDADAIVVGAGLAGLVAAHELTSRGRRVALVDQENAGNLGGQAFWSFGGLFLVGSPEQRRLGIKDSFDLAWSDWRGSARFDRLDDEDSWAVRWARAYVEFAAGEKRSWLKGHGIELLPTVGWAERGDLRANGHGNSVPRFHIAWGTGTGVVEPFVRHARQAARDGLLTFYHRHQVDELVIEDGTAHGVRGTVLAEDSSPRGVASNRERVGDFELTAQAVVVTTGGIGADHDIVRRYWPARLGTPPAEMVTGVPAYVDGRMLDISAEAGVRLVNRDRMWHYTEGLQNWDPIWPGHGIRILPGPSSVWLDALGRRLPDPCLPGYDTLSTLEYLRTTEDIAGYDHSWFILTRKIIEKEFALSGSEQNPDITAKDRRAVLRDRLLGKGAPAPVQAFLDKGADFVTAGNLEQLVGKMNALTGKPLLDAAEVRRQIEARDLQIANPYSKDSQVQGIHNARRYIGDRLGRVASPHRLLDPAAGPLIGVRLHVLTRKTLGGIQTDLDSRALAADGTPIEGLYAAGEVAGFGGGGVHGYNALEGTFLGGCLFSGRAAGRHAARHTG, from the coding sequence ATGGACGCGGACGCCATCGTCGTCGGAGCGGGCCTCGCCGGCCTGGTCGCGGCGCATGAACTCACCAGCCGGGGCCGCCGGGTGGCCCTCGTCGACCAGGAGAACGCGGGGAACCTCGGCGGACAGGCGTTCTGGTCCTTCGGCGGGCTTTTCCTCGTCGGCTCCCCGGAGCAGCGCCGCCTCGGCATCAAGGACTCCTTCGACCTCGCCTGGAGCGACTGGCGGGGCAGCGCGCGCTTCGACCGGCTCGACGACGAGGACTCCTGGGCGGTGCGCTGGGCCCGCGCCTATGTCGAGTTCGCGGCCGGCGAGAAGCGCTCCTGGCTCAAGGGACACGGCATCGAGCTGCTGCCGACCGTCGGCTGGGCCGAGCGCGGCGACCTCAGGGCGAACGGCCACGGCAACTCCGTGCCCCGCTTCCACATCGCCTGGGGCACCGGCACCGGCGTGGTCGAACCCTTCGTCCGCCACGCCCGCCAGGCCGCCCGGGACGGCCTGCTGACCTTCTACCACCGCCACCAGGTCGACGAGCTGGTCATCGAGGACGGCACGGCACACGGGGTGCGCGGCACCGTCCTGGCCGAGGACAGCTCGCCGCGCGGTGTCGCCTCCAACCGCGAACGCGTCGGCGACTTCGAACTCACCGCCCAGGCGGTCGTCGTCACCACCGGCGGCATCGGCGCCGACCACGACATCGTCCGCCGCTACTGGCCCGCCCGGCTCGGCACCCCGCCCGCCGAGATGGTCACCGGCGTCCCGGCCTACGTCGACGGCCGGATGCTCGACATCAGCGCCGAGGCCGGCGTCCGGCTGGTCAACCGGGACCGCATGTGGCACTACACCGAGGGCCTGCAGAACTGGGACCCGATCTGGCCCGGCCACGGCATCCGCATCCTGCCCGGCCCGTCCTCCGTCTGGCTGGACGCCCTCGGCCGCCGCCTGCCCGACCCCTGCCTGCCGGGATACGACACCCTCAGCACCCTCGAGTACCTGCGCACCACCGAGGACATCGCGGGCTACGACCACTCCTGGTTCATCCTCACCCGGAAGATCATCGAGAAGGAGTTCGCGCTCTCCGGCTCCGAGCAGAACCCCGACATCACCGCCAAGGACCGCAGGGCCGTGCTGCGCGACCGGCTGCTCGGCAAGGGCGCGCCCGCACCGGTGCAGGCGTTCCTCGACAAGGGCGCGGACTTCGTGACCGCGGGCAACCTGGAGCAGCTGGTCGGCAAGATGAACGCGCTGACCGGCAAGCCGCTGCTGGACGCGGCCGAGGTGCGCCGCCAGATCGAGGCCCGCGACCTGCAGATCGCCAACCCCTACAGCAAGGACTCCCAGGTCCAGGGCATCCACAACGCCCGCCGCTACATCGGCGACCGCCTCGGCCGGGTCGCCTCCCCGCACCGCCTCCTCGACCCGGCCGCGGGCCCCCTCATCGGCGTCCGGCTGCACGTGCTGACCCGCAAGACCCTCGGCGGCATCCAGACCGACCTCGACTCCCGCGCCCTGGCCGCGGACGGCACCCCGATCGAGGGGCTGTACGCGGCCGGCGAGGTGGCCGGCTTCGGCGGCGGCGGTGTGCACGGCTACAACGCGCTGGAGGGCACCTTCCTCGGCGGCTGCCTGTTCTCCGGGCGGGCCGCGGGCCGGCACGCGGCCAGGCACACGGGCTGA
- a CDS encoding response regulator transcription factor, with product MCAHVLVAEDDEKQAELIRRSLLAEGHTATVVHDGAAALDAARRLRPDLVVLDLMLPVVDGFGVCRALRGGADPDIPVVMLTARSAEDDLLLGLELGADDYMTKPYSPRELMARIRTVLRRGGRGAGLRDGDPVVRAAGISVDPGRHEVRCEGVTVDCTPAEFQILLAMAAEPERVFTRRQLLQCTRGFDRASTERAVDVHIMNLRRKIEPDPRHPVRLLTVFGVGYKLSGTRP from the coding sequence GTGTGCGCACATGTACTGGTCGCCGAGGACGACGAGAAGCAGGCCGAACTGATCCGCCGTTCCCTGCTGGCCGAGGGACACACCGCCACGGTGGTGCACGACGGCGCCGCCGCGCTGGACGCCGCCCGCCGGCTCAGGCCCGACCTCGTCGTCCTCGACCTGATGCTTCCGGTCGTCGACGGCTTCGGCGTGTGCCGGGCGCTGCGCGGTGGCGCGGACCCGGACATCCCGGTGGTGATGCTCACCGCCCGCTCCGCCGAGGACGACCTGCTGCTCGGCCTCGAACTGGGCGCCGACGACTACATGACCAAGCCGTACAGCCCGCGCGAGCTGATGGCCCGCATCCGCACGGTGCTCCGGCGCGGCGGGCGCGGCGCCGGCCTCCGGGACGGCGACCCCGTGGTACGGGCCGCCGGGATCAGCGTCGACCCCGGACGGCACGAGGTCCGCTGCGAGGGCGTGACCGTGGACTGCACACCCGCCGAGTTCCAGATCCTGCTGGCCATGGCCGCCGAGCCGGAACGGGTCTTCACCCGGCGGCAGTTGCTGCAGTGCACCCGCGGCTTCGACCGTGCCTCCACCGAGCGGGCCGTCGACGTCCACATCATGAACCTCCGCCGCAAGATCGAACCCGACCCACGCCACCCGGTCCGGCTGCTGACCGTCTTCGGCGTCGGCTACAAGCTGAGCGGAACACGGCCGTGA
- a CDS encoding DUF4032 domain-containing protein, translating into MALQISATNPEHPALLLALPWDLPLAEWPEEYLVPLPRGISRHVVRYAHAGDEVIAVKELAERPALREYGLLRDLDRLGIPAVDPLAVVTGRTDRSGAPLEPVLITRHLRGSMPYRSMFETTMRPATMHRLMDALAVLLVRLHLAGFAWGDCSLSNTLFRRDAGAYAAYLVDAETGELHPRLSPGQREYDLDLARVNISGELLDLEASGALHPSVDPVRFGHEICTRYQGLWQELTRTSVYPAGKYHYIERRIRRLNELGFDVAEMQIEHSAGGDTVTFVPKVVDAGHHQRQLLRLTGLDTEENQARRLLGDLESWMATQDDYAPGDPLAARPEVLAHRWVRDVFRPTVRAVPLQLRGSVDPAEIYHQLLEHRWYLSERAQHDIGLGTAVQDYIENVLPTARGALERADPE; encoded by the coding sequence ATGGCCTTGCAGATCAGCGCCACGAACCCGGAGCACCCCGCGCTCCTGCTCGCCCTGCCCTGGGACCTGCCCCTGGCGGAGTGGCCCGAGGAGTACCTCGTGCCGCTGCCGAGGGGCATCTCCCGGCATGTGGTGCGGTACGCGCACGCCGGTGACGAGGTGATCGCCGTCAAGGAACTGGCCGAGCGGCCCGCGCTGCGCGAGTACGGGCTGCTGCGCGACCTCGACCGGCTCGGCATCCCCGCCGTCGACCCCCTCGCCGTGGTCACCGGCCGCACCGACCGCTCGGGCGCCCCGCTCGAGCCGGTCCTGATCACCCGGCATCTGCGCGGCTCGATGCCGTACCGCTCGATGTTCGAGACGACCATGCGCCCGGCGACCATGCACCGGCTGATGGACGCCCTCGCCGTGCTGCTGGTCCGGCTGCACCTGGCCGGGTTCGCCTGGGGCGACTGCTCGCTGTCCAACACCCTCTTCCGGCGGGACGCGGGCGCCTACGCCGCGTATCTGGTCGACGCCGAGACCGGCGAGCTGCACCCGCGGCTGAGCCCCGGGCAGCGGGAGTACGACCTCGATCTGGCCCGGGTGAACATCAGCGGGGAGCTGCTGGACCTGGAGGCGTCCGGAGCGCTGCACCCGTCCGTCGACCCGGTGCGGTTCGGGCACGAGATCTGCACCCGGTACCAGGGCCTGTGGCAGGAGCTGACCCGCACCTCGGTGTACCCGGCGGGCAAGTACCACTACATCGAGCGCCGGATCCGCCGCCTGAACGAACTCGGCTTCGACGTGGCCGAGATGCAGATCGAGCACTCCGCGGGCGGCGACACCGTCACATTCGTGCCGAAGGTCGTCGACGCCGGCCACCACCAGCGCCAGCTGCTGCGGCTGACCGGCCTGGACACCGAGGAGAACCAGGCGCGACGGCTGCTCGGCGACCTGGAGAGCTGGATGGCCACCCAGGACGACTACGCCCCGGGCGACCCCCTCGCCGCCCGCCCCGAGGTGCTGGCCCACCGCTGGGTGCGGGACGTGTTCCGGCCCACCGTGCGGGCCGTGCCGCTTCAGCTGCGCGGCTCGGTGGATCCGGCCGAGATCTACCACCAGCTCCTCGAACACCGCTGGTACCTGTCCGAGCGCGCGCAGCACGACATCGGCCTCGGTACCGCCGTGCAGGACTACATCGAGAACGTGCTGCCCACAGCGCGGGGCGCCCTGGAGCGGGCCGACCCCGAGTAG
- a CDS encoding TetR/AcrR family transcriptional regulator, producing the protein MAVDGTAKRVTRRRAQTRARLLDAAFTVFAAKGFGRVSIEEVCEAAGFSRGAFYSNFATLDELFFALYRERADLIARQVADALALDGPDLDVPASVDRVTEVLLLDVDWLLVKTDFLVHAARDPAVAHALLDHRARLRQAIADRLCQAGGRTPLPAVLGDVDGAAHAVVAAYDGVTTQLLLDRDVDRARAWLKQLLTALLTDGSTPIA; encoded by the coding sequence ATGGCAGTGGACGGCACGGCCAAGCGCGTCACCCGGCGCCGGGCGCAGACCCGCGCCCGGCTGCTCGACGCCGCGTTCACGGTGTTCGCCGCCAAGGGCTTCGGGCGCGTCTCCATCGAGGAGGTCTGCGAGGCCGCCGGGTTCAGCCGAGGCGCCTTCTACTCCAACTTCGCCACCCTGGACGAACTGTTCTTCGCCCTCTACCGGGAGCGCGCCGACCTCATCGCCCGGCAGGTCGCCGACGCGCTCGCCCTCGACGGCCCCGACCTGGACGTGCCTGCCTCCGTGGACCGGGTCACCGAAGTGCTGCTCCTCGATGTGGACTGGCTCCTGGTGAAGACGGACTTCCTGGTGCACGCCGCCCGGGACCCGGCCGTCGCCCATGCCCTCCTCGACCACCGCGCCCGGCTCCGGCAGGCCATCGCCGACCGGCTCTGTCAGGCCGGCGGTCGCACCCCGCTCCCCGCCGTACTCGGCGACGTCGACGGCGCCGCCCACGCCGTGGTCGCCGCCTACGACGGAGTCACCACCCAACTGCTGCTCGACAGGGACGTGGACCGTGCCCGTGCCTGGCTCAAACAACTGCTCACCGCGCTGCTGACCGACGGCAGCACCCCCATCGCATGA
- a CDS encoding M1 family metallopeptidase: MTRPRRQPVRRRTAVLRRETVLATVPLAVAALIGAAGPTAADTTGAPGAGDRYFPLSGNGGYHVRHYDLTLGYDTSSRHLDGTAVLTAAATQNLSRFDLDLKGLKVTGVSVDGAPAAFRRVGQELVVTSHHTLRKGRDFRVTVAYNGTPKPVTDPDGSTDGWIPTDDGAFVAGEPQGAMTWFPANNHPKDKASYDITLTVPEGRTAVANGVLLGQRTAHGRTTFRWRETQPMASYLATATVGKFKVEQYTTHDGLKVYNAVDPREAGAAAPVLKQLPSVLAWESKLFGPYPFRSAGSIVDHAPDAGYALETQTRPLYDSAPDLSTLVHENAHQWFGDSVSLTSWKDIWLNEGFASYAEWLYAEQHGGDSAQTTFAAYYARPASDHLWAFPPGDPGSGQNIFDTPVYVRGAMTLHELRKAVGDRDFFRILRAWAADHRGDHGTTAQFVRLAERMSGKRLDGLFHTWLYAKGKPDRA, translated from the coding sequence GTGACGCGACCCCGCAGACAGCCCGTCCGGCGCCGTACCGCCGTCCTGCGTCGCGAGACGGTCCTCGCCACCGTCCCGCTGGCCGTGGCGGCACTCATCGGGGCCGCCGGACCCACGGCGGCGGACACGACCGGCGCACCCGGCGCGGGCGACCGCTACTTCCCGCTCAGCGGCAACGGCGGCTACCACGTCCGGCACTACGACCTGACGCTCGGCTACGACACCTCCTCCCGGCACCTCGACGGCACGGCCGTGCTCACCGCCGCCGCCACCCAGAACCTCAGCCGCTTCGACCTCGACCTCAAGGGCCTGAAGGTCACCGGAGTCAGTGTCGACGGCGCTCCCGCGGCCTTCCGGCGCGTCGGCCAGGAACTCGTCGTCACCTCGCACCACACCCTGCGCAAGGGCCGGGACTTCCGGGTCACCGTCGCCTACAACGGCACCCCCAAGCCGGTCACCGACCCCGACGGCAGCACGGACGGCTGGATCCCCACCGACGACGGCGCCTTCGTCGCGGGCGAGCCGCAGGGCGCGATGACCTGGTTCCCGGCGAACAACCACCCCAAGGACAAGGCGTCGTACGACATCACCCTCACCGTCCCCGAGGGGCGCACGGCCGTCGCCAACGGCGTTCTGCTCGGGCAGCGCACCGCGCACGGTCGTACGACCTTCCGCTGGCGCGAGACCCAGCCGATGGCCTCCTACCTCGCCACCGCGACCGTCGGAAAGTTCAAGGTCGAGCAGTACACCACCCACGACGGCCTGAAGGTGTACAACGCCGTCGACCCGCGCGAGGCGGGCGCGGCCGCTCCCGTGCTGAAACAGCTGCCGTCCGTCCTCGCGTGGGAGAGCAAGCTGTTCGGGCCGTACCCGTTCCGCTCCGCCGGGTCGATCGTCGACCACGCCCCCGACGCCGGCTACGCCCTGGAGACCCAGACCCGGCCGCTCTACGACTCCGCGCCCGACCTGAGCACCCTCGTCCACGAGAACGCCCACCAGTGGTTCGGCGACTCCGTCTCGCTGACCTCCTGGAAGGACATCTGGCTCAACGAGGGCTTCGCCAGCTACGCCGAGTGGCTCTACGCCGAACAGCACGGCGGCGACAGCGCCCAGACGACCTTCGCCGCCTACTACGCCCGCCCGGCGAGCGACCACCTGTGGGCCTTCCCGCCCGGCGACCCGGGCAGCGGCCAGAACATCTTCGACACACCCGTCTACGTCCGCGGCGCCATGACCCTGCACGAGCTGCGCAAGGCCGTCGGCGACCGGGACTTCTTCCGGATCCTGCGCGCCTGGGCGGCCGACCACCGCGGCGACCACGGTACGACGGCACAGTTCGTGCGGCTCGCCGAGCGGATGTCGGGGAAGCGGCTGGACGGTCTGTTCCACACCTGGCTGTACGCGAAGGGCAAGCCGGACAGGGCCTGA
- a CDS encoding MBL fold metallo-hydrolase: MRAEVRQVADGTYLVHGNHVNWVILKDGDAVTLVDTGYPGDREGVLESLAAVGSSPEAVTAVLITHAHNDHLGSAEYLRATHGTPVYLHPAEVPHARREFLQQATIGDVVRNAWRPGVVPWAMHVIRVGGTDHNPVTAPEPFPAEGPLDLPGRPVPVHTPGHTDGHCVYHLPEAGIVISGDALVSGHATSRVKGPQILLDFFHHERSRVVASLELIAALDGDTLLPGHGPIHKGPVRAAAEQARERSS; encoded by the coding sequence ATGCGGGCAGAGGTACGCCAAGTCGCCGACGGCACCTATCTGGTGCACGGCAACCACGTCAACTGGGTGATCCTCAAGGACGGCGACGCCGTCACCCTCGTGGACACCGGCTACCCGGGTGACCGGGAAGGGGTTCTGGAGTCCCTGGCGGCGGTGGGCAGTTCACCGGAGGCGGTCACCGCCGTACTGATCACCCACGCGCACAACGACCATCTGGGCTCGGCCGAGTACCTGCGCGCCACCCATGGCACGCCCGTCTATCTGCACCCGGCCGAAGTGCCGCACGCGCGGCGGGAGTTCCTGCAGCAGGCCACCATCGGCGACGTGGTGCGCAACGCCTGGCGGCCCGGCGTCGTGCCGTGGGCGATGCACGTGATCCGGGTCGGCGGCACCGACCACAACCCCGTCACCGCCCCCGAGCCGTTCCCGGCCGAGGGCCCGCTGGACCTGCCCGGCCGCCCCGTGCCGGTGCACACCCCGGGCCACACGGACGGCCACTGCGTCTACCACCTCCCCGAGGCGGGCATCGTGATCTCCGGCGACGCGCTGGTCAGCGGGCACGCGACCTCGCGGGTCAAGGGCCCGCAGATACTGCTCGACTTCTTCCACCACGAGCGCTCCCGGGTCGTGGCGTCCCTGGAGCTGATCGCCGCGCTGGACGGCGACACCCTGCTGCCCGGGCACGGGCCCATCCACAAGGGTCCGGTGCGCGCGGCGGCCGAGCAGGCCCGGGAGCGGTCCTCCTAG
- a CDS encoding alpha-ketoglutarate-dependent dioxygenase AlkB: MSTHLQGSLFDQTDELRLGPLDGLRRTELGAGAWIDVLPGWLSGADALFEKLAADVPWRAERRTMYDHVVAVPRLLAFYSAHDPLPHPVLDEARDALSRHYAGELGEPFTTAGLCFYRDGRDSVAWHGDRIGRGAREDTMVAILSVGTPRDLLLRPAGGGGTALRRPLGHGDLIVMGGSCQRTWEHCVPKTTRAAGPRISIQFRPQGVR, translated from the coding sequence ATGTCCACGCACCTCCAGGGCTCCCTGTTCGACCAGACCGACGAGCTGCGGCTCGGCCCGCTGGACGGCCTGCGCCGGACCGAGCTGGGCGCCGGCGCCTGGATCGACGTGCTGCCGGGCTGGCTGAGCGGGGCCGACGCGCTGTTCGAAAAGCTGGCGGCGGACGTGCCGTGGCGCGCGGAGCGCCGCACGATGTACGACCACGTGGTGGCCGTACCGCGCCTGCTGGCCTTCTACTCGGCGCACGACCCGCTCCCCCATCCGGTGCTGGACGAGGCACGCGATGCCCTGTCCCGGCACTACGCCGGGGAGCTGGGCGAGCCGTTCACGACCGCCGGGCTGTGCTTCTACCGGGACGGCCGGGACAGCGTGGCCTGGCACGGGGACCGGATCGGGCGGGGCGCACGGGAGGACACGATGGTCGCGATCCTCTCCGTCGGCACACCGCGGGACCTGCTGCTGCGCCCGGCCGGCGGAGGCGGTACGGCGCTGCGGCGGCCGCTCGGGCACGGCGACCTGATCGTGATGGGCGGCTCCTGCCAGCGGACCTGGGAGCACTGCGTACCGAAGACCACCCGAGCCGCCGGGCCGCGCATCAGCATCCAGTTCCGGCCGCAGGGCGTGCGCTGA